AGTtaatcagttaaaaataaaagtaatgtaaaaaaaaaaagaaagaggccAAACGGTTCTCAAAGAGCGACCGTAGATGTTACACATCCCACTCTGCGGGCTGCTGGACCTGACGGAAAGCCAGACTGTCCGTTCCGGAGACACGTGTGTATTACGTAACTCCCCTTCTGCTATTTACAGTCGAACTAAGAGCTCCGAAGCAAAGCGAAGAGGCGGACAGTTGATGCAGGACCCTGTTGTGAccacacagccacacctgctcGTCCTTCCGGGAGGACAAACGCCCTTATTTTGGGTATCTCCTGGGCAGCCGTCGGGGGACGTACCCTGCACTTGCTTAACGCAGTTGAGCGCGTAGTTGAGGGCCTCCACGGTGCTGGCCTTGCTGCGGCTGCGCTTCTCCGACGGCATCCTCTTCTTCATTTCCTGCACCGTCTGCATCATCTCCCGGTGCGTCTGGTCCCGGTTCCGGTCCGGCCGCTCGCTGCGATGGAACGACAGTTGCGTCAGGCGAGCGAGCGTCCCCGCCGGGACTCCAGCCCCCTCCGACGTGCGGTCAGCCGACGGAGCCCCACCTGCCGCTGCCCTCGGTGCGCTGGGCGCCATGAGGGAGAGCCTCGCCTCCGACGTGGTCTAAGGGGCTACGCGCCGACAGCTCTCCCGCGACGTACAAGCTAGTAACACAACGACAGCGATCCTGAGCGCCGTGCACACAAACATCGCTGCGCACACACTAAAACAGGCCAACATGCGGTCACCCGCTCCTCAAAACTCTCTGGACGCAAGGACGTTCTGAGGGCAGCTGCAAGGGCGAAACTGAACGCGAGTCCTCGCCCGCGAGGTAACGGGAATCTACTCCCGTAGCGGACGGCTCCGCCTACGACACGACGCGACTTGAGCCTGGAGATCTCCGAATGGAGCAAAGGACATGTCAAGCGACGCGACGGCGGCACTCGCGCTGGCATCGGGTACCTCTTGGCGCTCCCAGGGCTGCGGGTGGTGGGGGGCGACAGCCGGCACGAGTTTCCGCTGCTCGAATCGGGCCCGCCGTTCACGTCCGCGTCGTCCTGGCTCTGCTCtctgcccctccccccgcagTCCGCTCCCTCGCGCGGGCCGCCGCTAGCAGCCCGTCTTGCCTCCGCTTCTTCGCCCTTCCCCAAAGAGTTGGGCTGGCGCCCGGCCGCCTCCGGGGCCCGCTCCACGCGTCCGGCACCCTCGCCGAGTCCCGAGGAAGACGCCGCATCTTCCTCCCTTTCAAGGAAGCCTTCGCTTCCTGGCATCTACACCAAAAAATTGTCACTACTCAATATAGCGGATGTCAGCACTGCCCTTACGACTCAACAGCGCTCCTTCGTAAAAAACATGACCCCTTCTCCCGATTTGCTCCGAGCTGTCTCTCTGTCGCTGTACTCCTCGTGTGGCATCTCTTCACTAGGGACCTACGGGAGAGAAAAATAGAAACGGATCATTTCGGGCCATAATTCGATCATTTGCCTACGTAGGCAAATCTAGGAGTTGGCTAAATTGGGTGAACGTACAGTTAGAAGGTATCGGTTAAACGTCTTTAGGTAGATCATCCTCATTATATCAGTATATTTCCTATCACTAAAAAACATAACACCACGACTCTTAGGCAATTTCTTCCTAACAAATGTTAAAACGGACAAGACCAGGGTGAAACGGTACGCTaacagtacagatgctcctctgcttacgatggtttgactcaACGATTTTTTCGAAGTTACGACATCGATACGCATTCGGTAAAATCCGTACTTTGTATTTTGAACTTCAGTCTGTTCCCCCTTACAATATGCGGcgcgatactctctcccgatgctgggcgatggcaacgagccgcagcatccgctCAACCACGTTCGCGGTCTCCGTAGCGATCGCGCCAACGAGCGCAAACAACCGATGCTGTGTTGAAAGcggttttttttgtgttttcgcacCCCGTCACGTCTACTAAACACCCATGTGtatctcctgcttaaatttgcccagctgtaggctacgGCACGTGTTttgagcacgtttaaggtaggtTGGGCTATTATGTTCGCTAGGTGCGGTACTGCGTTCTTTTTCCACTCACGATTTTTCCACtcacgatgggtttatcggagcGCGACCCCATCGTTAGCCGAGGAGCATCCGTACATGATGGTGATTCGCCTGTAGGGTTAATGGGCGAGGAGAGACACCTCAGTGGAGCGCACCGTGGAACAAGGTGCAGGCAACCTAGTCATCGCTGATGTATCAATAATAGCTGGAGCACCTTCAGCAGAAACATGAGCCCGACCCTTCAGTAAAATATAGACAGTACCAGTCAGTTTTACACTAGGGcattgacattcattcattgagcaGACTTACCATGCAACAacaccaacaattatttacccacttatacaactgactaattttaccggagcaatttaggataagtaccttgtccaagagtactacagctggagatgggatttgaatctggaaCCTTTTGATCccaaggcaggagctctaaccactacacacgCTATCCCATTATAACACGAATGAGTACCACAATTTACAGGTCATCAAGTAAAAGcgcaagaaagaaagaaaaaaaaaaaaaaaatacacacatatatttatttttctacaaaaaaaataaaaaataaaaatatatatatttaaataaaaatatctttttttatacatatatataaaaataaaaaagaaataaaaaaataaatatatttattatttatatatatatatatatattttatacatatatatatataaaaataaaaattaaaaaaaaaaaatcaagagacAGCCGATAAGCAGTTGGCaccaaagtaaatttacacaaACCTTGATGGAAACCTCTCCACTACGATGGCCAAACACAGTGGCAAAGCGCCCAGCACGGCCCGACTCGCACCATCAATCAAAGCAACACACTCTTTCAGCGATAATAACTGGCCCGTATCCCAGTGGACTGGAacagggaggaagaggagtcgTGCAGGCTGAATATTTCACAGACAGCGTATCGCTCAGGTAACAACACCTGAGCTATTAAATGACACCAGGAGAAATGTATGTTGTTGCAGTGGACTCTACGGTACCCTGGTACACCCTAAAACACAAGCTGTTCTTGGCTTCGGGTTTATTCCTCTCTAGACGTACGGCTAATCTCCCCAGTTCAGGAAAAGCACACATCACAAGCTGTACCGCTTTTACCTGAGCTCACCTATTCGTCACCTTTACCATTAAggaaatggaaatatatttagTGCAAAACAGCCCCGAAACCCCACGTGACCAGTGCTGGGGAGATGATGGACAGATCATATGTCCTACAGATGCAGCAACACTGATTATGGAGGTAAATGGCGATCAACAAATTATTCACAGAGCAGACAACCCTACAGAATGTGACATAACGTTTAGCCATTTGCATAGCAAAGGAATTTAGGTGTCAGATTTAATGATAAAATGgcaacatatatataaatatatatatatatggggggtgcagtggtgcaacgggtttggcctgtgcctgctcaatggtgggtctggggttcgagttccgcttggggtgccttgtgatggactggcgtcccgtcctgggtgtgtcccctccccctccggcctttatgtgtgtgtgtgtatatttaggatcagttccttgctcaagggtattacagcaagagttaggattcaaaccccagtccaaaggcagtggctctaccAACTATGATACCTGGTGGAGTAACACCAACGTGCACATGGGCACAACAAGGGACTTTTACAGGGCTTACACACTTTTCAGGGGACTGTTCGCAATATTTGTTGTCTTCCCACAGTGATGGTTAACAAGTACGTTAAAAATGATTCAATACACAGAATATGGAATGCAGGCCACAACATTGAGAGAGCGGCCGAGCAGCACCGTTCCTGTTCTCCAGCTGGTTGAGCTGCTTCCCGCACAAGTACGTTCAGACAGAGTCCAGTGCAGGGCGACTCCAGTTCCTACATCTCCATACTGATACGGCTTCGCCCTTAACTCTACCCGAGATACATCGACACGTCGGTTCCCAACAAGAGATTAACTACTTATTCACTCAGATCACGcatttcctcaaagtgacttGTGACATTAAGATacttacgttacttcatttagcagactttcagtgaactctatgtagttatcagcccacacaccttactcacttcggtgacttacacagctggatacactacttacactgggtcactcatccatacatcagtggaacacacacacagtgtcactctcacactgtgggtgaacctgaacagcatgtctttggagtgtgggaggaaaccagagcaccccgagaacatgcaaactccacacagactgagcggggatcgaacttacgccctctcacaccacccaggtgctgtgccaccatgtgcCGCCCAGTTGCaatgtacttacagttatttacccatttacacacttgggtaattttactggagcaatttagggcaagtaccttgctcaagggccctAGACGGCAGCATGGTGGGACAGCGAGTAGtggtgctgtttcacagcacctgggtggtgcgagagaacatggattcgatccccgctcagtctgcgtggaggttgcatgttctcccggtgtctgcgtgggtttcctccgggtgctctggtttcctcccacagtccaaagacatgcttcaggttcccccatagtgtgcgagtgtcacggagtgagtgtgtttcacagatgcatggatgagtaaccccttgtaagtagtgtatctagcagtacaagtcaccttggtgaataaggtgtgtgggctaatacactacatagtatccgttgtgaGTCGCTTTCcgtttggacaaaagcgtctgctaagtgaataaatgtaaatgtagagctgaggtggggttcgaacctgcgacctttgggcagcagctctaaccacaccgctaccagctgcccttgaaTGTCCAATTTACCTGAGTGCAGGTATGAGGCGACCTGTCAGGAGTTTTTAGGGACTGAATAGAAGCAGGTGCAGCACTCAGTGGGCTAGGACCCAAACACCGTCGCGACACCTCCCTCCTGCCCTCCCAACACAATCAATGAAATGAATGGGCGACAGTCGGACTCGAGTTTGTTCCGCTGAAAAACACTGTCTGGACACTACTGATACGCAATGACATGATGAAGAAGGTCTATGCCATGACTTggatattcatttttattcgCATGATGTTATTTAGTTCAGTGCCCAGTGCGGGTTTCCCGAACTTGCGAGGTCTGTACTGCTCACGTGCTCTAACTGTATCGACAAGGTCGGTTCCGCCAAATCACTTCCATCTGTTAGAGGGGAAAAAGTGACACAGAGCTGcagcaaaaggagaaaaaagttaaaaaaaaaagtccattccGACGACTGATGCGTAATAAAATGTGTAGTTGGGGCTCGAACGGGCGCCTTGCTTCGTTTCTGTCCACTTGTTTTGGCTGCCCGCCCGGCGTTCGTCTCGTCCGACTTAGGTCCAGCCGTGCGCGTCCCCGAGGAGCCCCGCGCGACTCCGCAGCCCACAGGCTGTGTGCACGCGCAGGGACACGCCGGGAGCACGCGGGACTCCGACCTCCGTGGGAGTCGGGCACAGAcagagccggggggggggggagcgagcGGACCGCGCACACACCGGCCCCGGTGTGATGTGAACCACACAAATACTGGCGCCAACGGCAACGCCGCGCGCGAGCTCGTCTCGAGCAGAAGCGGAACTGGCAGGCGGGCGACCCGTGGGTGCATCATGATTCCGAGAACTGCCGATCGCCCCTCACGCGTCTCGTCCGACTGAGAGCAGCAGAGAACAGGATGATTACAGCGACACGGCGACGATTACAGGTTCGCCGACACGCCGAAGGAACGTGCGCGCCAAGATACTACAGACAGTATTATTATAGGAACTTGTATCTGTAGATCTTTTTACTCACCGATAAAAGGCTCTCAAGGAACGTCCATCACCAGCAGCTCCGCGTTGTATCCGAAAAGCGAAGGAGAAAGTTCGCGTGAAATGTACCACGTTCGCTTTGCCCTAATTTCAGTAACGATCACCGCTCCTCCACCAGAGGCTTGACACATTAATGCAACGTGAGTGCGGGCATCGAAAGCCACGCCCCCTAGACGACCATTTGCCAGCAGTGACTGCCAAGCGTGATGTCATTGGTCGGGGCGACACTCGGTGGGCCTGTCCGTTAGTCAGTTATTTGATGTCTGAACTCAACGTGAGTGCGGGCATCGAAAGCCACGCCCCGTGGACGCCCATTCGCCAGCAGTGACCGCCCCGCACTGCCGTCATTGGACGTGGCCGCAATATATGGGCGTTTCCTTTTAAGCCCTAACGCTGAGCGGCTCTCGCGGGTTTCTCACGTGTATCCACATGTTATACAACGAGGTCGCGTTTTGCTCTGCGAAATCAACACTAACAAGGGCGTGTCTTACAAGTTTGCGCACACGTCTTTGGTTCCTGATTGGATGGCCTCGCGTGTCGAGCCCTCCTCTTGTAGTTCAACGTCATAACGTCAcagagtccccccccccccaccccaaatgGAAGAAACTAGTTCAAGAGGTGAGGGAGTTTTTCTGTACAGTGATTCCATTACGCGCGCTTTCGTGTACAGTGTCTTTGCGAACAGGTCAGCTCGGAGCGCACTTAAATAAGGATAACGCAAGTTATAATAACCAGCGACAGCTAAAAGCACATCAGAATGATAAAAAAAGTTGTTTCGTATCTTCACACACATCTGAACAGTTAGCGGTGTCACGTGGCCGTCGGTTAATAAATTTCTAAATAATAGTGTGTTGGccacattggggggggggggggggggggtcacccgTTAGTGTTGCTTTCTCCTTCTGCACATGACAGTTGAATTCGAATCCCACACCTGCTTAAAACTAAAAGAACCCTGgcttatgtataatatataaacggggtaaatcagtgcatttcACTCACTGTTAAAAACTAAGTGTAAGTAGTCTTGGACAAAGTGGCCGAATTAAGTCAATACTGGGGAAAAGTAAAAGGCAAAACGTTTGCTGGTTTTCATAAAAACGTGTGAGTGGAACAGCTGGTTCACATGAGAAGCGCTCCGTCTGGGCTCTATAGGATAAGGGCCAGTCCTGCTGCTCAGTGCTTATTCCCTGTTCAATAGAAGTGTGCTAAGCGACCACATTGTAAATACAGGAAGCGTGTGAATTACGTAACTCTTGTGCCTGTTACTTTTTCCATAGTTCTCAGTTCAGCCCAACTAATTTCAGCTTAgacattttctatatttattagAAATGGTATGATTTTTAAAGTGGTCTTTGTACAAGAACTAAACACGTTTTTTCAGTTACACCTCTCCTTTCAAAAGCAGAttagagtttacatttatttagcaaacgcttttctccaaagcgacttccaatgaaatctatgtagtgttatcagcccacacaccttattcaccaaggtgatttacactgctagatacactgcttataaagggtcactcatccatacatcagtggaacacacacactctgtcactcgcacacctgaacagcacgtctttggactgtgggaggaaaccagagcacccagcggaaacccacgcagacatggggagaacatgcaaactccacagactgtgCCACCCTCAAGTGTGGTGGGTTTCTATAAGTTGTTTTCATTAAGTACTGTACTTAATTCCTATTCTCTTAACAATATACTGAACAATGGAATATTCCAGATAGTTTCTATGTAGTTCATTTAAAGGAAGGTAAATGCACTAACTTATATTGTGgtcacattttacttttgtattaaatatatcAGTTACACTTAAGGAATTCAAATTTAACATCAAAAGAATCTGCAGCTTCCTTGTTAAAAACATACCGAAACCCTGTTGATGGCTGAATTTACCGCACTATAACAGGTGTTGTAAAACAGTACTTCTGAAGAAATTTAGTACATCCTGCATACTAGACTATTAGCTTGAAAAGATATAAAAGTCAggcaaaaagcaaagaaagtAAACAACTAAATGAGACAAATCACAGAAATTTGGTGATAGAAATTgtgaatttcattttattaaggAATAATTAAGCAATCATATCAACAGTTAAGGCAAAGTTTACTAATGGCACTTGATCTTAATATACAAGCATTCTAAGGAGGACTAAAATCGCAgcaaaaaaattcagtaaaGACAAGTAAGTTTGGCACTCTTCAAATAAGTATCAACAGACAAAGTTCCAGATATCTGTAAGGCCACCATTTggcaaaaaattcaaaatttacatttatgcaagTTTGAATGGACCCTGAAGGTGTTTGTCACAGAACATCCAATATAAAACACCAGAAACTTCTGACTTTACTCCCTGATTTCAGTTTCACATCAGTCTTCTGTAGTTGTGATATGTTTTATCTTGACACTTTAGAGTTCTCAAAAGGATCTTAggtatggctttttttttttgcagatttctGTTCAACACGTAGAAGGGACTGAAGAGTGTGTAGGgatggtttttttcccccctctttttcAGTCATAAAAGAAACACTGCAGACCTTGACAAACACCTCAAGAATACACTTGAGAATGTTCATTCTTTAAAGCAAAATGgtgaaagtgtaaatgtatggCCCTTGTTGGCATGCCGGATGTGCAGGAAAAATGTTACACACACTTGCTTTTTACAGGCTGGTAACATTGAAATAATAACCactaaaatcaaaataaaaacaaacgtGCTCGGTATATCTTACAAAAACACTCTGGAACTCAGCAGGTTAGAACAATTTAGTGCTGGAAGTCAGTTCCTCCGTCCCCTCTTCATCATCTGCCACCAAAGTTCATTCCTGTGATGATCTTTATGACACACTCCAAACTGAATGTGATCAGAGAAAAACTGTTAAAGGAATGCAGCTTTTTGTTCCTTGTTATAAAATTAATGTGCTTAAAAGCGAACGCTAGCTGTAAGACAGTAAACACTGATAAACTCAGTGTATTGAGACAGCAAATGGTGCCATTTTTGGGCACTCAATACATTTCACGGAAGTTACTAAGCAATTAACCTGTCAGGTTAACAACCTGGCTTTATGACgtcatacaaatacatttttgctgGGTActtactgatgatgatgatgattataatCAAAACTACTGCTATCAAAATGGCCCACATCTGCAacaacaaaccacaaaatattttcatttttctttaaaaagacaaaaataaatgttttaaaaaaatctcattaaaagaaacagtgtagtggttatgtTTATGGCCTGGTTTGAATCTAAATCAGTTACACTTTCCTAGAGCAATatactgaccctgaactgaaGTGAAATACTCAGATATTAGCAGTGGTATCTAGCACTTTGGGAGAAATgatcaaataaattaatcaatgtaaatatctggCAAGTACAGAGCTAATTATTCACAGACGTGACTATAACGAGGTTCGACGTTTCTAACTCGCTTGCTTTCTCCTGCCTTGTGTCAGGAACAATCAATAAAATTATTGCTAATTTCTTGGTGCTGAAGCACAGGAGATTAACTTTATTAAACACGTGAATGACAAACTGCCATTATTGTACTCATGTGGTGAGAGCTTTTGAGAACTGCCCTCCCCCACAAACATGCTCCCAGCTCCACCCATATTGTACCTTACAGTTTTTCCACCAGTACTTCCTCTTCAATTTGGCAGCACTGGTCTCAAACTGGGAGGCTCCAGCTTGCAGTGCATCGGCTCTGTCATCCAGCTCTGACAGCTTTTGGTCCCTTTCCAGGACCTTGTCAACATTGACTCGCATGATGTCCACCACCTGAGTGCAAACACATGGTGACAGAATTTTTAGCTTCACTGAAGCCTCATGAACCCTGCACATACACTTAACATTAGCTCATTTTGCTGAAAAGCAGTAAAGCAAAgatgtgtgtaattaaaatgttttaattacttttacaaacatcttttattgctgttttataCATATAGCATGAACATatcaaagcaaattacaatgcaATTATGAATGGGTATAATCTGAGTGTAATTTTTGTGCATCTCATTGTATGCTGGCAGATTTCAGTGTGTTAATGTTGATAATATGCGGTAAAACCCAGTAACACTTGACATATAGAGTGGTGCTCAAGTGGGGAAGGAAAAAGTcagtttcaaaaacaaaaaaaaactacagttttaaaaaaaaaaaaatctgcaaaaagaaacaaaggacTACAGCAATGTAAGTAACACATTCTCACAAAGCCTACTGAGGAAGGCATCTCCACCCTTTTAACAGAACCGTCAGCACGGCTGCGGGGCAACGTGCAGCCGTTACGTAACAATGTGCTCCTTTATATAAGCAGCAGAGAGCCTATTGGCTTTGCGCTCGTGGAGCAGGAAGGGGGGTGCTGTCTCGCTGCGAACGGGTCTTTGTCCCTCATCGTTTTCTGGCCCACTTGTTGCAGGCTGGTCCAGCGGAGAGTACTTAGTCACAGCTGCTTTTCAGACAGAGGTGGGGGCAAACCTATGGCCTTCCTATAGTCACAGCCAATCTAAGATGACAAAAGTGTGAGGTTCCTGGCTCTTTCGACATCAGATGCATATTGCAGGAACAAAGTATGTGATGCACTACACAGTCGGATTCACGGCTCCATGATGATACCCAGAGACACTATCAATAACAGCGAACATGCAAAAaagtcactttcattttcacgAATATTTGTCAAACATCTCGAAAGCATATATTTTACGATGAAATTCAACTTTTTCCAGTTCTGCCTAACCGAGGATTCCTGTTGCTTAAAGCTTTGGTAAAATGTGGAAGTGTATTACTGCTGGTAGAGTCTCTTGCAGTACGTTCACATTTGTAGACATTATGAAAGATTAGCCTACTGAAAGTTAACACGATCGATTAGAACTCGCACCGTCCCACTATTTCAGTTACGAGACTTACCCCAGAGGCACGCACTTCTTATAGAAAAAGGAGTGATTAGAAAGCTAAAGATATAATTGCATAACAGTAAGTTTGACTCTGAAGACCAGCAAATGGTTGTGTCCAgctatcattttaaatattgtatacAGAAACTATATATTCGTTACCTGCTGCTCTTAATTCAAGTGTTTTCATGTGTGTGCATAACAGGTTATTTCTACATCTCACAcatgaattttttaaatcacatttgtttttaataaccCATTCTCtcaacacagaaaataaattaaggtaACTAACAAAATTACCAaagacactgacattttttaaaaatttagacAGCCTATTACACGTGTTGTATTTGGTACAATTTATTCATGCCATTACACGTTttcttaaaactgaaatgtaaaaattcttgGAGCAGTTGAAGCTGTAACAAATTCCTAGCATTACACCCAGTTTTCTTCAAGATCATCTGTGTTACCTGGAAGCTGGCAGTCTGGCACTTGGGACAACTGCGAAGCAATAGATTTAAAGGGTTCATCACACTTAGAATCTGCTGTCTGAAGAGGGTGACCTGTACCCACTGGATGGTGTGATTACATTGTGCCATTTAAAGCCTGGGTCTCTCACCAGCTGGGATTACTACGAACATAGGCACTCAGACAACCCATGCAgaattcctttttaaaaaaaaaaaaaaaaaaaaatcaggaactCCCTGAAAACATCTCCTTTGGCTGTATGTCTCTCTGGATTTCCTAACTGCTCCTTCAACATCTGTTACAATCAACtttgtatttccattttccatcatttctaTACAGAGCTTctcgtgtaatgtacactggcaAAAACTGTGGTTTTGGTGGTATAAACAAAGTGTGTTACCAGAGCTGCGTGTGTACATCCATAACTATTGTTAAATGCGCTGTTTACTCTGAATCGCACATTGCTTTGAAAAagaatgtctgctaaatgaatcaatgtaaatgtagactaTTGCACAAGTcatttgtgtgctgtgtgtttagTCATATCCAGCTACCTTACTGACAAACAGGTTGGACAACATTTTGTCAATTAGACAAAATGTAGCAGTAGTCTTCATACGGTTCTCAGGTCTAAAATGACTCGTTCCTAATAAGAGCCTGGCATCCTCCCAAGAGCTATGCTGAAGTTATGTAAGAGGAACTGTAACCCTATTCGGGGAAATTACAGAAATGAACTTTGGAGACAAAGGCCTTTTaacagggaatttcatggagtCACGAGGTATGTGGTATCACAAAACTTCCTTTATGAAACACTCTCCATTTActctttaaatttacatttattcatttcgttgatgcttttctctaaagcaacttacaatgttaagctccttacaattatttacccacttatagagctgggcaatttttttactgcggcaatttacggtaagtaccttgctcaagggtactacagctacaggtgagaatcgaacctgcaaccttaccAGCTGTAGTGGTACAGTAATGCAATGAAGTACAGTCTTCACTATAATTCAATAACTGGGTCTgtggaattttttcttttcagtaataCATATACTAAAATCCTTACTATTTACAGGTATATACCAAATATTCCCTAATTAACGCCCCCGGGGGCGTTACATTTTGAGAAGGGGGGGCCTTAAATACACgtcaaaaatctgtaaaaatcgGTCTTCAGTTTTGATCCTGTACAGTAACATATATTCCCAAATCACTTTATTATGTGATTCTTGATGATGATGCATGTATGGTAAAAGTCTCATTCCTGTGATGCCTGAAGTCTTTCATCTAAGCCGCAAGTAGTCGAAACTTGCACGCGCTTGCTAGAATTTTCGGCAAGGTTGA
Above is a genomic segment from Scleropages formosus chromosome 2, fSclFor1.1, whole genome shotgun sequence containing:
- the vamp3 gene encoding vesicle-associated membrane protein 3 gives rise to the protein MSTPAAEGSGPSGMAGNNRRLQQTQAQVDEVVDIMRVNVDKVLERDQKLSELDDRADALQAGASQFETSAAKLKRKYWWKNCKMWAILIAVVLIIIIIIIIWSVS